One Euphorbia lathyris chromosome 1, ddEupLath1.1, whole genome shotgun sequence DNA segment encodes these proteins:
- the LOC136231618 gene encoding LOW QUALITY PROTEIN: LOB domain-containing protein 27 (The sequence of the model RefSeq protein was modified relative to this genomic sequence to represent the inferred CDS: inserted 1 base in 1 codon): MTLKGGSSQACAACKYQRRKCSTECPLAPYFPPDQTKMFQNAHKLFGVRNINKILEKLDATQKQEAMRSIIYQAYIRDRYPVHGCLGVINQLQLQIRQTQEELHAVNTHLHMYRQHQHQHQHQHQISSLADDVASQLNLGMAPPTNNPFDLFAISNALPVSHHHSSNSNITNASSSLDSKDCLWVHHPYATAPTHTNTSNSNNDNTNSIHCQPLPIQQIAQIYDEXQSYIDSKEGYKSSLEESLKDTTQSIEHVAENELKNAASCFSLTSVN, translated from the exons ATGACCTTGAAGGGTGGCAGCAGCCAAGCATGTGCTGCGTGCAAATACCAAAGAAGGAAGTGTTCAACAGAGTGTCCATTGGCACCTTATTTTCCACCTGATCAAACAAAGATGTTTCAGAATGCACATAAATTATTTGGGGTAAGGAACATTAATAAGATACTGGAAAAACTTGATgccactcaaaaacaagaagcTATGCGTTCTATTATTTATCAAGCTTATATTCGTGATAGATATCCGGTACACGGCTGTTTGGGTGTCATCAATCAATTGCAGTTGCAGATTAGACAGACTCAAGAAGAGCTACATGCTGTTAATACTCACCTTCATATGTACAGGCAACACCAGCACCAGCACCAGCACCAGCACCAGATCTCTTCTTTGGCTGATGATGTTGCTTCTCAATTAAACCTCGGAATGGCTCCTCCGACTAATAATCCGTTTGATCTTTTTGCTATTTCGAATGCTTTGCCTGTTTCACACCACCATTCCTCCAACTCTAATATCACTaatgcttcttcttctttagattCTAAGGATTGTTTATGGGTTCATCATCCCTATGCTACTGCTCCTACTCATACTAATACTAGTAATAGTAATAATGATAATACCAATTCAATTCACTGTCAGCCTCTACCTATCCAACAAATTGCTCAAATTTATGATG GACAATCATACATTGATTCTAAAGAGGGATACAAGTcgag CCTAGAAGAATCACTCAAGGACACAACACAATCAATTGAGCATGTAGCTGAGAATGAACTGAAGAATGCTGCTTCCTGCTTCAGTCTTACTAGTGTCAATTGA